One segment of Actinomycetota bacterium DNA contains the following:
- a CDS encoding MIP/aquaporin family protein → MRRNTLTAELLAEFLGTFTLIVFGCGVVAHFVLRNAVGDPAPGAANTFGDFTTVNFAWGFGVVMGVYVAGGVSGAHINPAVTTSLALRRGFPWGKVGPYIVAQVAGAFVAALLIRWNFYEWFNQVDPGKTFATQGVYSTSPGPGLSVLGGLRSEIIGTAVLVMLVLAITDARNTAPGANMAPFIIGLAVVVIGMSLGALSGYAINPARDFGPRLASLVTGWSTALKEPGGSYYFWVPIIGPLIGGAIGAYVYDFFIGNSLPIEAEVGETVEDPDTGRPVEQRPEAT, encoded by the coding sequence TTGCGGCGCAACACATTGACTGCCGAGCTGTTGGCCGAGTTCCTCGGCACCTTCACGCTGATCGTCTTCGGTTGCGGCGTGGTCGCCCACTTCGTGCTGCGCAACGCCGTCGGCGACCCGGCCCCGGGGGCCGCCAACACCTTCGGCGACTTCACCACCGTCAACTTCGCGTGGGGCTTCGGCGTGGTCATGGGGGTGTACGTGGCCGGGGGGGTGAGCGGCGCGCATATCAACCCGGCGGTGACCACCTCCCTGGCCCTGCGGCGGGGGTTCCCCTGGGGGAAGGTCGGCCCCTACATCGTCGCCCAGGTCGCCGGGGCGTTCGTCGCCGCCCTGCTGATCCGGTGGAACTTCTACGAGTGGTTCAACCAGGTCGACCCGGGCAAGACCTTCGCCACCCAGGGCGTCTACTCGACCTCACCGGGGCCGGGGCTGTCGGTCCTGGGCGGGCTCCGCAGCGAGATCATCGGCACGGCCGTCCTGGTGATGCTGGTCCTGGCCATCACCGACGCCCGCAACACCGCCCCGGGGGCGAACATGGCCCCGTTCATCATCGGCCTGGCGGTGGTCGTGATCGGCATGAGCCTGGGCGCCCTGTCGGGGTACGCCATCAACCCGGCCCGTGACTTCGGGCCGCGGCTGGCCTCGCTGGTCACCGGCTGGTCGACCGCCCTGAAGGAGCCCGGCGGGAGCTACTACTTCTGGGTGCCGATCATCGGACCGCTGATCGGCGGGGCGATCGGGGCCTACGTCTACGACTTCTTCATCGGCAACTCCCTGCCCATCGAAGCGGAGGTCGGCGAGACGGTCGAGGACCCGGACACCGGCCGTCCGGTGGAACAGCGCCCCGAAGCAACCTAG